The following proteins are encoded in a genomic region of Comamonas resistens:
- a CDS encoding Crp/Fnr family transcriptional regulator has protein sequence MLTHPAAQGLGLYIAAGCPEQLGLWVAPELPRAVFEQLWMREQPFQTFLMQLLAERNLQLMNLITAQQHSGTVARVARCLAALITPLNFPFARHWLNVPQSELADYCNVSRSRLSEALSQLHRAGLIEVGYRSVQLVDLEGLRSFNGLLEAPAVT, from the coding sequence ATGCTCACGCATCCAGCGGCGCAAGGCCTTGGCCTGTACATTGCCGCAGGCTGCCCAGAGCAGCTCGGGCTGTGGGTGGCTCCAGAGTTGCCGCGAGCCGTCTTCGAGCAGCTGTGGATGCGGGAGCAGCCTTTTCAGACCTTTCTCATGCAATTGCTGGCCGAGCGCAATCTGCAACTTATGAACCTGATCACCGCCCAGCAGCACAGCGGCACGGTCGCACGCGTGGCGCGCTGCCTGGCTGCACTCATCACCCCGCTGAATTTCCCGTTTGCCAGGCACTGGCTCAATGTGCCGCAAAGCGAACTGGCTGATTACTGCAATGTCTCGCGCTCCAGGCTGAGTGAAGCCCTGAGCCAGTTGCACCGCGCAGGCCTGATCGAGGTGGGTTACCGCAGCGTGCAACTGGTCGATCTGGAAGGGCTGCGCAGCTTCAACGGCCTGCTGGAGGCGCCTGCTGTCACCTAG
- the fba gene encoding class II fructose-bisphosphate aldolase (catalyzes the reversible aldol condensation of dihydroxyacetonephosphate and glyceraldehyde 3-phosphate in the Calvin cycle, glycolysis, and/or gluconeogenesis) gives MPLISMREMLDHAAENGYGIPAFNVNNLEQVQAVMSAADEVGAPVILQASAGARKYAGEPFIKHLIQAAAEMYPHIPLVMHQDHGTTPEVCQGALNLGFGSVMMDGSLMSDGKTPSSFDYNVDVTQQVVAMAHKIGATVEGELGCLGNLETGEAGEEDGIGAEGKLDHSQMLTDPEEAAVFVKATQLDALAIAIGTSHGAYKFSRKPTGDILAISRVKEIHARIPNTHLVMHGSSSVPQELLAIINQYGGKMKETYGVPVEEIQEAIKYGVRKINIDTDIRLAMTGAVRKFLAENPDKFDAREWLKPAREAAKLVCKARYMEFGCEGQGAKIKGYSLDQMAKKYAAGDLAQLVK, from the coding sequence ATGCCTTTGATTTCGATGCGCGAAATGCTGGACCATGCTGCTGAAAACGGCTATGGCATCCCCGCCTTCAACGTGAACAACCTGGAACAGGTCCAGGCCGTGATGTCGGCGGCTGACGAAGTCGGCGCACCCGTCATCCTGCAGGCCAGTGCCGGTGCCCGCAAGTACGCAGGTGAGCCTTTCATCAAGCACCTGATCCAGGCCGCTGCCGAAATGTATCCCCACATTCCCCTGGTGATGCACCAGGACCACGGCACCACGCCTGAAGTCTGCCAGGGCGCGCTGAACCTGGGCTTCGGCTCGGTGATGATGGACGGCTCGCTGATGAGCGACGGCAAGACCCCTTCGTCCTTCGACTACAACGTGGACGTGACCCAGCAGGTCGTGGCCATGGCCCACAAGATTGGTGCCACCGTGGAAGGCGAACTGGGCTGCCTGGGCAACCTGGAAACCGGCGAAGCCGGCGAAGAAGACGGCATTGGCGCCGAAGGCAAGCTGGACCACAGCCAGATGCTGACCGACCCCGAAGAAGCTGCTGTGTTCGTCAAGGCCACCCAGCTGGACGCACTGGCGATCGCCATCGGCACCAGCCACGGCGCCTACAAGTTCAGCCGCAAGCCCACAGGCGACATCCTGGCCATCTCCCGCGTCAAGGAAATCCATGCCCGCATCCCCAACACCCATCTGGTGATGCACGGCTCCTCTTCCGTGCCTCAGGAACTGCTGGCCATCATCAACCAGTACGGCGGCAAGATGAAGGAAACCTACGGCGTGCCCGTGGAAGAAATCCAGGAAGCCATCAAGTACGGCGTGCGCAAGATCAATATCGACACCGACATCCGTCTGGCGATGACCGGCGCGGTGCGCAAGTTCCTGGCCGAGAACCCCGACAAGTTCGACGCCCGCGAATGGCTCAAGCCTGCCCGCGAAGCGGCCAAGCTGGTCTGCAAGGCCCGCTACATGGAATTCGGCTGCGAAGGCCAGGGCGCCAAGATCAAGGGCTACAGCCTGGATCAGATGGCCAAGAAGTACGCCGCTGGCGATCTGGCCCAGCTGGTCAAGTAA
- a CDS encoding histidine kinase dimerization/phospho-acceptor domain-containing protein — MKQPMPRTGRRSSLQLTLLAWMLAALAAVWASFVIWGYQTGVHEADELTDGHLAGVATLALNWHVQDDVPLRESTPVQPPPGLHAHDYQESLSVVLWDAGGAVISRTGQAPLPDFDIEQGFATLGAEPSKAWRSYTQWSVDRKAKVTVMVSLAERDSLADDIATQMIEPGFWLLPMIVVALGMAMRRGLRPLNQITQRVQALDLSRDQRVSDASVPRELSPMVGAINTLLDRQQATLERERNLANEIAHELRTPLASIALQAQALESARDGLGGDAAMREAMQRIGRDALHAGHVLDQLLTLARAERGMQEAPLQTVNWAALARDVAAAQAQSAWQRQDVLAVDAPESLTVRGNALLLESALRNLIENAVRHTPMGTQIEVQAGLDADQGLAWIQICDDGRRDAAPEHVPPADSLHLGHEIVGRVMQAHGGRFEQADAPPGFTTCYRMEMPTAG; from the coding sequence ATGAAACAGCCAATGCCCAGGACCGGGCGGCGCAGCTCGCTGCAGCTGACCTTGCTGGCCTGGATGCTGGCCGCACTGGCAGCGGTCTGGGCCAGCTTTGTCATCTGGGGCTACCAGACGGGTGTGCACGAGGCCGACGAGCTGACGGACGGACATCTGGCCGGCGTAGCCACGCTGGCGCTGAACTGGCATGTGCAGGACGATGTGCCGCTCAGGGAAAGCACACCTGTACAGCCGCCGCCGGGCCTGCATGCCCATGATTACCAGGAGTCGTTGAGCGTGGTGCTCTGGGATGCCGGCGGAGCCGTGATCTCCCGTACCGGGCAGGCGCCGTTGCCGGATTTCGATATAGAGCAGGGTTTTGCCACTCTAGGTGCCGAGCCGAGCAAGGCCTGGCGCAGCTACACGCAGTGGAGCGTGGATCGCAAGGCCAAGGTCACGGTCATGGTATCGCTGGCCGAACGTGACAGCCTGGCCGACGATATTGCCACGCAGATGATCGAGCCGGGTTTCTGGCTGCTGCCCATGATTGTGGTGGCGCTGGGCATGGCCATGCGCCGTGGCCTGCGTCCCCTGAACCAGATCACCCAGCGGGTACAGGCCCTGGATCTGAGCCGGGATCAACGTGTCTCCGACGCGAGCGTGCCGCGTGAGCTGTCGCCCATGGTGGGTGCCATCAACACCTTGCTCGACCGCCAGCAGGCGACCCTGGAGCGCGAGCGCAATCTCGCCAATGAAATCGCCCATGAGCTGCGCACGCCGCTGGCCTCCATAGCTTTGCAGGCTCAGGCGCTGGAGTCTGCACGTGACGGCCTGGGCGGCGATGCGGCCATGCGAGAAGCCATGCAGCGTATCGGTCGGGACGCGCTGCATGCCGGCCATGTGCTGGATCAACTGCTGACATTGGCCAGAGCCGAGCGTGGCATGCAGGAGGCGCCGTTGCAGACGGTCAACTGGGCCGCCCTGGCGCGCGATGTGGCGGCCGCCCAGGCACAAAGCGCGTGGCAGCGCCAGGATGTGCTGGCGGTGGACGCGCCCGAATCCCTGACTGTGCGTGGCAATGCGCTGCTGCTGGAGTCGGCGCTGCGCAACCTGATTGAGAACGCGGTACGCCATACGCCCATGGGCACGCAGATCGAAGTGCAGGCCGGTCTGGATGCCGATCAGGGCCTGGCCTGGATCCAGATCTGTGACGATGGGCGGCGCGACGCGGCTCCTGAGCATGTACCCCCGGCGGACAGCCTGCATCTGGGCCATGAAATCGTCGGACGCGTCATGCAGGCCCATGGTGGACGCTTTGAGCAGGCCGATGCACCACCGGGCTTCACCACCTGCTATCGCATGGAAATGCCGACTGCCGGTTAA
- a CDS encoding response regulator transcription factor, with amino-acid sequence MRILVVEDNEGIAAGLRTNLMQRGYAVDVCASVAQAWSALCAERFDAVLLDLGLPDGDGSEVVRRLRGQLPRPGLPQLPEASTPVLILTARDQVQDRVAGLNLGADDYLVKPFDMDELEARLRAMMRRAAGQASPVIRHGDLEIDPASRTLKQAGRKVEISPREFAVLWALLQVRGRVLSRPQIEEHLYSWGDTVESNAVEVYVHHLRKKLGQKIIVTMRGVGYFMPQEQE; translated from the coding sequence ATGCGAATTCTGGTGGTTGAAGACAATGAAGGTATTGCGGCGGGCCTGCGTACCAATCTCATGCAGCGCGGTTATGCGGTGGATGTCTGCGCGTCCGTGGCCCAGGCCTGGAGCGCGTTGTGTGCCGAGCGCTTTGATGCCGTGCTGCTGGATCTGGGCCTGCCTGATGGCGATGGCAGCGAGGTGGTGCGGCGCCTGCGCGGCCAGTTGCCCCGGCCTGGTTTGCCACAGCTGCCCGAAGCCTCCACGCCGGTGCTGATCCTGACGGCGCGTGATCAGGTCCAGGACCGGGTGGCAGGGCTGAACCTGGGGGCGGACGACTATCTGGTCAAGCCGTTCGACATGGATGAGCTCGAAGCCCGGCTGCGAGCCATGATGCGCCGCGCCGCCGGTCAGGCCTCGCCCGTGATTCGCCATGGCGATCTGGAGATCGATCCGGCATCCCGCACGCTCAAGCAGGCCGGGCGCAAGGTAGAGATTTCGCCGCGTGAGTTTGCCGTGCTCTGGGCCTTGCTGCAGGTACGCGGCAGAGTGTTGTCCCGGCCACAGATCGAAGAACACCTGTACAGCTGGGGCGACACGGTGGAGAGCAATGCCGTGGAGGTCTATGTGCACCATCTGCGCAAAAAGCTGGGGCAGAAAATCATCGTGACCATGCGGGGCGTGGGCTACTTCATGCCGCAGGAGCAGGAATGA
- a CDS encoding phosphatase PAP2 family protein encodes MFSFDPFLFALFNADENTPWLSIQLARVLSSWIPNISAVLVLGTLVFGSAAARRSMLMLLLSMATAWAMVKLIRWGFPTQRPFQLDMGTLWVHHGGRSSFPSQHASGAFALAMAIRLGVTRHRKWLVALAWAAAIGVSWSRVHLGVHFASDVLAGALVGICSAWLVWNLAFQLRRRGQLRLMPHIKRLRLRLRWARQA; translated from the coding sequence ATGTTCTCCTTCGATCCTTTTTTGTTTGCGCTCTTCAACGCCGACGAGAACACTCCCTGGCTCAGCATCCAGCTGGCCCGCGTGCTCTCCAGCTGGATACCCAATATCAGCGCCGTCCTGGTTCTGGGAACACTGGTCTTCGGCTCCGCCGCAGCACGCCGCAGCATGCTGATGCTGCTGCTGTCCATGGCGACAGCCTGGGCAATGGTCAAGCTCATACGCTGGGGCTTTCCCACCCAACGTCCCTTCCAGCTCGACATGGGCACGTTGTGGGTGCATCACGGAGGGCGCTCCAGCTTCCCCAGCCAGCATGCCAGCGGCGCTTTTGCCCTGGCCATGGCCATTCGTCTGGGCGTGACGCGCCACCGCAAATGGCTGGTGGCCCTGGCCTGGGCGGCCGCCATCGGTGTTTCCTGGAGCCGTGTGCACCTGGGCGTGCACTTTGCCTCCGATGTGCTGGCCGGGGCCCTGGTCGGTATCTGCAGCGCATGGCTGGTCTGGAACCTTGCTTTCCAGCTGCGCCGGCGCGGTCAGCTGCGCCTGATGCCGCATATCAAACGACTGCGGCTGCGCCTGCGCTGGGCCAGACAGGCATAA
- a CDS encoding phosphatase PAP2 family protein, with product MRSSVLPLTFPQEASPFKLLSWTCIALAGVLAWDMSGLDMPMAHWFGNSQGFPLQNDWFMVNIAHEGARKLAWTIVLSLSLMIWWPMGLLRQVPYSRRVQLVLGSLFSLIVMAIMKRISATSCPWDISDFGGVGHYVSHWAWGVTDGGGGHCFPAGHASAGFAFISGYFALRHTLPRAARIWLATALLAGLALGLAQQMRGAHFMSHTLWTAWLCWTCCWICDMVTTQLQARRQASGANYLPDTVIPND from the coding sequence ATGCGTTCGTCCGTCCTGCCTCTCACATTCCCCCAAGAAGCCTCTCCATTCAAACTGCTGAGCTGGACCTGCATTGCCCTGGCCGGCGTCCTGGCATGGGACATGAGCGGCCTGGACATGCCCATGGCGCACTGGTTCGGCAACAGCCAGGGCTTTCCTCTGCAAAACGACTGGTTCATGGTCAATATCGCCCATGAAGGCGCCCGCAAGCTGGCCTGGACCATTGTGCTGAGCCTGAGCCTGATGATCTGGTGGCCCATGGGCCTGCTGCGGCAGGTGCCCTATTCGCGGCGCGTGCAGCTGGTGCTTGGCTCACTGTTCTCGCTGATCGTCATGGCCATCATGAAGCGCATCAGCGCCACCAGTTGCCCCTGGGATATCAGCGATTTCGGCGGCGTCGGCCACTATGTCTCGCACTGGGCCTGGGGCGTGACGGATGGCGGCGGCGGACACTGCTTTCCTGCCGGCCATGCCTCGGCGGGCTTTGCCTTCATCAGCGGCTACTTTGCACTGCGCCACACCCTGCCCCGCGCGGCACGCATCTGGCTGGCTACCGCACTACTCGCCGGCCTTGCACTGGGCCTAGCGCAGCAGATGCGTGGCGCCCACTTCATGAGCCACACGCTCTGGACGGCCTGGCTGTGCTGGACCTGCTGCTGGATCTGCGACATGGTGACCACGCAGCTGCAGGCCAGACGCCAGGCCAGCGGGGCGAACTACCTGCCCGACACCGTGATTCCCAACGACTGA
- a CDS encoding phosphatase PAP2 family protein, producing MLFFDPPVFHFLNANTQSPMWWIEASRFASNWLPGLCALPVIAAMLALGKGWRRSIQLALLSMAVAWVACRLIRWGFPMPRPAQLGMGHQWIVHGASASFPSMHAAGAFALALGINLGVGRHRRWLVICAWILAGSVALSRVVLGVHFPSDVLAGMLTGAASATLVWRCALKIKQAQHRRRLKQGLHPQIS from the coding sequence ATGCTGTTTTTCGATCCACCCGTCTTTCACTTCCTCAACGCCAACACCCAAAGCCCCATGTGGTGGATAGAGGCCTCGCGCTTCGCGTCCAACTGGCTGCCCGGTCTGTGCGCCTTGCCGGTGATCGCCGCCATGCTGGCCCTGGGCAAGGGCTGGCGACGCAGCATTCAGCTGGCGTTGCTGTCCATGGCCGTGGCCTGGGTTGCCTGCCGCTTGATACGCTGGGGCTTTCCCATGCCCAGACCGGCACAGCTGGGCATGGGCCATCAATGGATAGTGCATGGCGCCAGCGCCAGCTTCCCCAGCATGCATGCCGCCGGCGCATTCGCCCTGGCCCTGGGCATCAACCTCGGTGTGGGCCGGCACCGACGCTGGCTGGTCATCTGCGCCTGGATTCTGGCCGGCAGCGTGGCCCTGAGCCGCGTGGTGCTGGGCGTGCACTTCCCCTCCGACGTGCTGGCAGGCATGCTGACCGGCGCAGCCAGCGCCACCCTGGTCTGGCGCTGCGCCCTGAAGATCAAGCAAGCCCAGCACCGCCGACGCCTGAAACAAGGCCTGCACCCGCAAATCAGCTAA
- the pyk gene encoding pyruvate kinase encodes MQVSRATKIVATLGPASSDPQLLEQMVREGVNVVRLNFSHGKAQDHIDRATMVREAAQRAGREVAIMADLQGPKIRVGKFAEGKVWLEPGMRFVLDASRTELGDINGVGLDYKELPRDVKAGDVLLLNDGLIVMTVEAVRGDAVHTIVKLGGELSNNKGINKQGGGLTAPALTAKDMEDIKTAMSFQADYVAVSFPKNATDMEMARQLCNVAAAQYGHKPGLIAKIERAEAIPRLEEILKVSDGIMVARGDLAVEVGHAAVPALQKKMIRMARDMDKVVITATQMMESMITNPVPTRAEVSDVANAVLDGTDAVMLSAETAAGKFPLETVREMAAICAAAEAAEDRVKDADFSNSPFKRTDQAIAIGALFTAHHLGAKAIVAMTDSGSTALWMSRHRIHIPIYALTPRLATQRKMALYRNVRPLLMDTSADRDTALDQAKTHLLMRGIVQSGDVYAITCGEPMGQPGGTNMLKICRVE; translated from the coding sequence ATGCAAGTGAGTCGTGCAACCAAGATCGTCGCCACATTGGGCCCCGCTTCCAGCGATCCGCAACTGCTTGAGCAAATGGTGCGCGAGGGCGTGAACGTCGTGCGCCTGAACTTCAGCCATGGCAAGGCCCAGGACCATATCGACCGCGCCACCATGGTGCGCGAAGCCGCTCAGCGCGCAGGCCGTGAAGTCGCCATCATGGCCGACCTGCAAGGCCCCAAGATCCGCGTCGGCAAGTTCGCCGAAGGCAAGGTCTGGCTGGAGCCCGGCATGCGCTTTGTGCTCGATGCATCGCGCACCGAACTGGGCGACATCAACGGCGTGGGCCTCGATTACAAGGAGCTGCCCCGTGATGTGAAGGCCGGCGACGTGCTGCTGCTCAACGACGGCCTGATCGTGATGACCGTGGAAGCCGTGCGTGGCGATGCCGTGCACACCATCGTCAAGCTGGGCGGCGAGCTGTCCAACAACAAGGGCATCAACAAGCAAGGCGGCGGCCTGACGGCTCCCGCACTGACCGCCAAGGACATGGAAGACATCAAGACCGCGATGTCCTTCCAGGCCGACTACGTGGCCGTGAGCTTCCCCAAGAACGCCACCGACATGGAAATGGCCCGCCAGCTGTGCAATGTGGCAGCTGCCCAGTACGGCCACAAGCCCGGTCTGATCGCCAAGATCGAACGTGCCGAAGCCATTCCCCGCCTGGAAGAGATCCTCAAGGTGTCCGACGGCATCATGGTCGCCCGTGGCGACTTGGCCGTGGAAGTGGGTCACGCTGCCGTGCCCGCGCTGCAAAAGAAGATGATCCGCATGGCGCGCGACATGGACAAGGTGGTGATCACCGCGACCCAGATGATGGAGTCCATGATCACCAACCCCGTGCCCACCCGCGCCGAAGTCAGCGACGTGGCCAATGCCGTGCTGGATGGCACAGATGCCGTGATGCTGAGCGCCGAGACCGCTGCCGGCAAGTTCCCGCTGGAAACCGTGCGCGAGATGGCCGCCATCTGCGCCGCAGCCGAAGCCGCCGAAGATCGCGTCAAGGATGCCGACTTCAGCAACAGCCCCTTCAAGCGCACCGACCAGGCCATCGCCATCGGCGCACTGTTCACCGCCCACCACCTGGGGGCCAAGGCCATCGTGGCGATGACGGATTCCGGCTCCACCGCTCTGTGGATGAGCCGCCACCGCATCCACATCCCCATCTACGCTTTGACGCCTCGTCTGGCCACTCAGCGCAAGATGGCTTTGTACCGCAACGTGCGCCCTCTGCTGATGGATACCAGCGCAGACCGCGACACGGCTCTGGACCAGGCCAAGACCCATCTGCTGATGCGCGGCATCGTGCAGTCCGGCGATGTGTACGCCATCACCTGCGGCGAGCCCATGGGCCAGCCCGGTGGTACGAACATGCTGAAGATTTGCAGGGTGGAGTAA
- a CDS encoding abortive infection protein — protein sequence MNASPDPTRNLRPVRASQGWCLGLVLWLLGMPGVMSLAFSVQTEWLMRLAAVFSFPMVRWVVALGLALLLALAVTIGVTLGWRVGLGSALINIALQGRSPWRGIRFLSLPGLAGGIIGAAWLVTLVMFWPESLSVVDPVYSLPLLPKLLYGGITSELLLRYGVMSLVMWLLWRLFGQAQSRPGWLIGWSAVVLTALLAGTAPVYLAWSLSATLPSTVLAQLLLCEIVYGLLAGQLFWRYGLEVAILAHVVAYLLSHGLV from the coding sequence ATGAACGCATCACCCGACCCGACGCGAAATCTCAGGCCTGTTCGCGCCAGTCAGGGTTGGTGCCTGGGTCTGGTGTTGTGGTTGCTGGGCATGCCGGGTGTGATGTCGCTGGCGTTTTCGGTGCAGACCGAATGGCTGATGCGGTTGGCGGCCGTCTTTTCTTTTCCCATGGTGCGCTGGGTGGTGGCGCTGGGGCTGGCTCTGCTGCTGGCGCTGGCGGTGACCATTGGCGTGACGCTGGGATGGCGTGTGGGGCTGGGGTCTGCGCTGATCAATATTGCGCTGCAGGGCCGCTCGCCCTGGCGCGGCATCCGCTTTCTGAGCCTGCCGGGTCTGGCGGGCGGCATCATCGGCGCGGCCTGGCTGGTGACGCTGGTCATGTTCTGGCCCGAGAGCCTTTCGGTGGTGGACCCTGTGTACAGCCTGCCGCTGCTGCCCAAGCTGCTGTATGGCGGCATTACCAGCGAATTGCTGCTGCGCTATGGCGTCATGTCGCTGGTGATGTGGCTGCTGTGGCGGTTGTTCGGGCAGGCGCAGAGCCGTCCGGGCTGGTTGATAGGCTGGTCGGCGGTGGTGCTGACGGCCCTGCTTGCGGGCACGGCGCCTGTGTATCTGGCCTGGTCCTTGTCGGCGACCTTGCCCAGCACCGTGCTGGCGCAGCTGCTGCTGTGCGAGATCGTCTACGGCCTGCTGGCGGGGCAGCTGTTCTGGCGCTATGGGCTGGAGGTTGCCATCCTGGCCCATGTGGTGGCCTATCTGCTGTCCCACGGTCTGGTGTGA